One genomic region from Amycolatopsis sp. FBCC-B4732 encodes:
- a CDS encoding GNAT family N-acetyltransferase, producing the protein MTAIHGDRVRLRPIGPADRARAREILATPEVARWWGEPESEIESIYTAEDGFRCYVIEADGAVVGLIQSCEELDPQYRHAGIDIAIDPGFHGRGLGTDALRTLAGHLFDQGHHRLTIDPAAANEPAIRVYSKIGFRPVGVLRRYERAADGSWHDGLLMDLLAGELK; encoded by the coding sequence ATGACCGCCATCCACGGCGATCGGGTGCGGCTGCGCCCGATCGGCCCAGCGGATCGCGCCCGCGCACGCGAAATCCTGGCCACCCCGGAGGTCGCCCGCTGGTGGGGCGAGCCGGAGTCGGAAATCGAGAGCATCTACACCGCCGAGGACGGCTTCCGCTGCTACGTCATCGAGGCGGACGGGGCCGTCGTCGGGCTGATCCAGAGCTGCGAGGAGCTCGACCCGCAGTACCGCCACGCGGGCATCGACATCGCGATCGACCCGGGCTTCCACGGCCGCGGCCTCGGCACGGACGCCCTCCGCACCCTGGCCGGGCACCTGTTCGACCAGGGCCACCACCGCCTGACGATCGACCCCGCGGCGGCCAACGAGCCGGCGATCAGGGTGTATTCGAAGATCGGCTTCCGGCCGGTGGGCGTACTACGCCGCTACGAGCGGGCGGCGGACGGCAGCTGGCACGACGGCCTGCTGATGGACCTGCTGGCGGGGGAGCTGAAGTGA
- a CDS encoding IclR family transcriptional regulator codes for MPAEKNGRDGGVQSLQRAFELLEHLADTGGEASLSELATLSGLPMPTIHRLIRTLVDLGYVRQNTNRRYALGARLIRLGENASMQFGAWARPLLAELVEEVGETANLAVLERDEVVYVAQVPSKHSMRMFTEVGRRLLPHGTGVGKAMLAHLPSEDVQALLSRTGMPAYTEHTFTDADLLAVELSRIASQGYALDEAEQELGVRCVAVAVPGAPVPAAVSVSGPSGRLTAEAVAHIAPAVQRVADALGASLSQAPLSV; via the coding sequence GTGCCGGCGGAGAAGAACGGTCGCGACGGCGGCGTCCAGTCCCTGCAGCGTGCCTTCGAGCTGCTGGAACACCTCGCGGACACCGGCGGCGAAGCCAGCCTGTCGGAGCTGGCGACGCTGTCCGGGCTGCCGATGCCGACGATCCACCGGCTGATCCGCACCCTGGTCGACCTGGGCTACGTCCGCCAGAACACGAACCGCCGGTACGCGCTGGGCGCGCGGCTGATCCGGCTGGGCGAGAACGCGAGCATGCAGTTCGGCGCGTGGGCGCGGCCGCTGCTGGCGGAGCTGGTCGAGGAGGTCGGCGAGACGGCGAACCTGGCGGTCCTGGAGCGCGACGAGGTCGTGTACGTGGCCCAGGTCCCCTCGAAGCACTCGATGCGCATGTTCACCGAGGTCGGGAGGCGGTTGCTGCCGCACGGGACCGGGGTGGGGAAGGCGATGCTGGCGCACCTGCCTTCCGAGGACGTCCAGGCGTTGCTCTCGCGGACCGGTATGCCGGCGTACACGGAGCACACGTTCACGGATGCGGATCTGCTGGCGGTCGAGCTTTCGAGGATCGCTTCGCAGGGGTACGCGCTGGACGAGGCGGAGCAGGAGCTGGGTGTGCGGTGCGTCGCGGTGGCGGTGCCGGGGGCGCCGGTACCGGCGGCGGTGTCGGTGTCGGGCCCGTCGGGGCGGCTGACCGCCGAGGCGGTGGCGCACATCGCCCCGGCGGTGCAGCGGGTGGCGGACGCCCTGGGTGCGAGTCTCTCCCAAGCGCCACTATCAGTGTGA
- the aceB gene encoding malate synthase A — translation MSSEVQVLGDPVERGDEILTPEALAFLAGLHDAFAGRRDELLQARSKRREEARTTGRLDFLPETKEIRESDWQVAGAPAALRDRRVEITGPTDRKMTINALNSGAKVWLADLEDANTPHWVNVVSGQVNLYDAVRETITLESGGKSYALKDVEHATIVVRPRGWHLPESHLKFGGREGVGALVDFGLHFFHNAAELLKRGKGPYYYLPKMESHLEARLWNDVFTHAEKALGIEHGTVRATVLIETIPAAFEMEEILYELREHASGLNAGRWDYLFSVIKYFRDAGEKFVLPDRNSVTMTAPFMRAYTELLVRTCHKRGAFAIGGMAAFIPSKDPETNKGAFDKVHADKSREAGDGFDGSWVAHPGMVELCKEEFDKVLGDQPNQLGRTRDEVSVTADQLLDVASTPGGATAAGLRAAVDVGVRYIASWLGGNGAAAIHNLMEDAATAEISRSQIWQWVKNGTTLDTGDTVTSELVRGVLADVRGELAGELKPEQLEPAVELFEQVALADEFPDFLTLPAYERIK, via the coding sequence ATGTCTTCTGAAGTCCAGGTGCTGGGCGACCCGGTCGAGCGCGGCGACGAGATCCTCACGCCGGAGGCGCTCGCCTTCCTCGCCGGCCTCCACGACGCCTTCGCCGGCCGCCGCGACGAGCTGCTCCAGGCGCGGAGCAAGCGCCGCGAGGAGGCCCGGACCACCGGCAGGCTCGACTTCCTGCCGGAGACGAAGGAGATCCGCGAGAGCGACTGGCAGGTCGCCGGCGCGCCCGCCGCGCTGCGGGACCGCCGCGTCGAGATCACCGGGCCGACCGACCGCAAGATGACCATCAACGCGCTCAACTCCGGCGCGAAGGTGTGGCTGGCCGATCTCGAGGACGCCAACACCCCCCACTGGGTGAACGTCGTCTCCGGCCAGGTCAACCTGTACGACGCCGTCCGCGAGACCATCACCCTGGAGAGCGGCGGCAAGAGCTACGCGCTCAAGGACGTCGAGCACGCCACGATCGTGGTCCGCCCGCGCGGCTGGCACCTGCCCGAGAGCCACCTGAAGTTCGGCGGCCGCGAGGGCGTCGGCGCGCTGGTCGACTTCGGCCTGCACTTCTTCCACAACGCGGCGGAGCTGCTCAAGCGCGGCAAGGGCCCGTACTACTACCTCCCGAAGATGGAGAGCCACCTCGAAGCGCGGCTCTGGAACGACGTCTTCACCCACGCCGAGAAGGCGCTCGGCATCGAGCACGGCACCGTCCGCGCCACCGTGCTGATCGAGACCATCCCGGCCGCGTTCGAGATGGAAGAGATCCTCTACGAGCTGCGCGAGCACGCGTCGGGCCTCAACGCCGGCCGCTGGGACTACCTGTTCAGCGTCATCAAGTACTTCCGCGACGCGGGCGAGAAGTTCGTGCTGCCGGACCGCAACTCGGTCACCATGACCGCGCCGTTCATGCGCGCCTACACCGAGCTGCTGGTGCGCACCTGCCACAAGCGCGGCGCGTTCGCGATCGGCGGCATGGCCGCGTTCATCCCGAGCAAGGACCCCGAGACGAACAAGGGCGCCTTCGACAAGGTCCACGCGGACAAGTCCCGCGAGGCCGGCGACGGCTTCGACGGCTCGTGGGTCGCGCACCCGGGCATGGTCGAGCTCTGCAAGGAGGAGTTCGACAAGGTCCTCGGCGACCAGCCCAACCAGCTCGGCCGTACCCGCGACGAGGTCTCCGTCACCGCCGACCAGCTGCTCGACGTCGCTTCGACGCCGGGCGGCGCGACGGCGGCCGGCCTGCGCGCGGCGGTCGACGTCGGGGTCCGCTACATCGCGTCCTGGCTCGGCGGCAACGGCGCGGCGGCCATCCACAACCTGATGGAGGACGCCGCCACCGCCGAGATCTCGCGCTCGCAGATCTGGCAGTGGGTCAAGAACGGGACCACTTTGGACACCGGCGACACCGTCACCTCGGAGCTGGTCCGCGGTGTGCTCGCGGACGTCCGCGGCGAGCTGGCCGGCGAGCTCAAGCCCGAGCAGCTGGAGCCCGCCGTGGAGCTGTTCGAGCAGGTCGCGCTGGCCGACGAGTTCCCGGACTTCCTGACCCTGCCCGCCTACGAGCGGATCAAGTAG
- a CDS encoding PucR family transcriptional regulator, translating to MTTVKTLLGLPRLRLRPLAGADLLDRPVTRIYVTELPDPGRYLSAGELVLSGLLWWRRPGDAEPFVAALARSGAAALAASGADSGGIPADVVDACARHRIPLLEVPTDLSFSVITEQVVLALAAASDSARKRLQAAADAPVETLLERASAELGLPCWVLSGLGRVIAGAAALPLPAEDVVRRYAAREPGPLTVLPVEGRQAVPWLIAAGGPLSTAQAELAEELAGLIGVTRARTAPAEAELPASARVVALRTEGSDESRDVLRELLPDGLLLESTGDTSYAATTAQPSTLELSTVEPLLRATRILCGVSEPAPRTEAWETARYAVGVAARRPGRVVVVPAADVAAHQLLLAGAPDGVRAALRRRVLGPLLAYDAEQHTDLVHTVRVFLECSGSPTRAAKALHVHVNTLRYRIGRAGELLGADLTEFTDQLDVYLALRAGDEGG from the coding sequence ATGACGACCGTGAAAACTCTGCTCGGCCTGCCGCGGCTGCGGCTGCGCCCGCTGGCCGGGGCCGACCTGCTCGACCGGCCCGTGACGCGCATCTACGTCACGGAGCTGCCCGACCCCGGACGGTACCTGTCGGCGGGCGAACTGGTGCTGTCCGGTCTGCTCTGGTGGCGGCGCCCGGGCGACGCCGAGCCGTTCGTGGCCGCGCTGGCCCGCTCGGGCGCGGCTGCGCTGGCCGCGTCCGGCGCCGATTCCGGCGGGATCCCGGCCGACGTGGTCGACGCCTGCGCGCGGCACCGCATCCCGTTGCTGGAAGTGCCCACCGACCTGTCGTTTTCGGTGATCACCGAGCAGGTGGTGCTGGCGCTGGCCGCCGCGTCCGACAGCGCGCGCAAACGTTTGCAGGCCGCCGCGGACGCCCCGGTCGAGACGCTGCTGGAGCGCGCGTCGGCGGAGCTCGGGCTGCCCTGCTGGGTGCTTTCCGGCCTCGGCCGGGTGATCGCCGGCGCCGCCGCGCTGCCCCTGCCCGCCGAAGACGTCGTCCGCCGGTACGCGGCCCGCGAGCCCGGGCCGCTGACGGTGCTCCCGGTCGAGGGGCGCCAAGCCGTGCCGTGGCTGATCGCCGCCGGCGGCCCGCTGAGCACGGCGCAGGCCGAGCTGGCGGAGGAACTCGCGGGGCTGATCGGGGTCACCCGGGCGCGGACCGCCCCGGCCGAAGCCGAGCTGCCGGCCTCGGCCCGCGTCGTCGCGCTGCGGACCGAGGGCAGCGACGAGAGCCGGGACGTCCTGCGGGAGCTGCTGCCGGACGGGCTCCTGCTGGAGTCCACCGGGGACACGTCGTACGCGGCGACGACCGCGCAACCGTCCACACTGGAGCTGTCCACTGTGGAACCTCTGCTCCGGGCGACGCGGATCCTGTGCGGGGTCAGCGAACCGGCACCGCGGACCGAGGCGTGGGAGACCGCGCGGTACGCGGTGGGGGTGGCGGCCCGGCGGCCGGGCCGCGTCGTGGTCGTCCCCGCCGCCGACGTCGCGGCGCACCAGCTGCTGCTCGCCGGCGCCCCGGACGGGGTCCGCGCGGCCCTGCGGCGCCGGGTGCTCGGGCCGCTGCTGGCCTACGACGCCGAGCAGCACACGGACCTGGTGCACACGGTCCGGGTGTTCCTGGAGTGCTCGGGTTCGCCGACGCGGGCGGCGAAGGCGTTGCACGTCCACGTCAACACGCTGCGCTACCGCATCGGCCGGGCGGGCGAGCTGCTCGGCGCGGACCTGACCGAGTTCACCGACCAGCTCGACGTCTACCTCGCCCTGCGCGCCGGCGACGAGGGAGGGTGA
- a CDS encoding (2Fe-2S)-binding protein, whose translation MRLNVTINGEDRQADDVWEGESLLYVLRERLGLPGSKNACEQGECGSCTVYLDEVPVCACLVAAGQAEGRVVRTVEGLADGDTLDPLQQSFVDNGAVQCGFCTPGLVVAAHDLLNRVPDPSDEEIREALAGNLCRCTGYEKILDAVRAVAKGGVA comes from the coding sequence ATGCGCCTGAATGTCACGATCAACGGCGAAGACCGCCAGGCGGACGACGTCTGGGAGGGCGAAAGCCTGCTCTACGTGCTGCGCGAGCGGCTCGGCCTCCCGGGCTCGAAGAACGCCTGCGAGCAGGGCGAATGCGGCTCCTGCACGGTCTACCTCGACGAAGTGCCGGTGTGTGCCTGCCTGGTCGCGGCCGGGCAGGCCGAGGGCCGCGTGGTCCGCACGGTCGAGGGACTGGCCGACGGCGACACCCTCGACCCGCTCCAGCAGTCCTTTGTGGACAACGGCGCCGTGCAGTGCGGCTTCTGCACCCCTGGCCTGGTCGTCGCCGCGCACGACCTGCTGAACCGCGTCCCCGACCCGAGCGACGAGGAGATCCGCGAAGCGCTCGCCGGCAACCTCTGCCGCTGCACCGGCTACGAAAAGATCCTGGACGCGGTGCGCGCGGTGGCGAAGGGTGGTGTCGCGTGA
- a CDS encoding xanthine dehydrogenase family protein subunit M: protein MEFLRPKTLAEALALKAERPAAVPIAGGTDVMVELNFDHRRPEAMLDLTTVPGLTEWSTSDGTVRLGAGVPYTRVIAEVGESVPALAMASRTVGSPQIRNRGTVGGNLGAASPAGDTHPVLLALDARIEVASVRGTRLLRAEEFYVGVKRHSLEPDELITAVHLPAHAGPQQFAKVGTRNAMVIAVCSFALALRDGKVGAAIGSAAPTPRHAREAEEFLAAELPWGSAEALPDSLKRRFGELVAEATSPIDDVRGSAAYRKHALGVLARRTLTWAWDDHRTGERACA, encoded by the coding sequence GTGGAGTTCCTGCGTCCCAAGACGCTCGCCGAGGCCCTCGCCCTCAAGGCGGAGCGGCCGGCCGCCGTGCCGATCGCCGGCGGCACCGACGTCATGGTCGAGCTGAACTTCGACCACCGGCGCCCCGAAGCCATGCTGGACCTGACCACGGTGCCCGGGCTGACGGAGTGGTCCACATCGGACGGCACCGTCCGGCTGGGTGCCGGCGTCCCGTACACCCGCGTGATCGCCGAAGTGGGTGAATCCGTCCCCGCGCTGGCCATGGCGTCCCGCACGGTCGGCTCGCCGCAGATCCGCAACCGCGGCACGGTCGGCGGCAACCTCGGCGCCGCGTCCCCCGCCGGGGACACCCACCCGGTGCTGCTGGCCCTCGACGCCCGGATCGAGGTGGCCTCCGTGCGGGGGACCCGGCTCCTCCGCGCGGAGGAGTTCTACGTCGGCGTGAAACGCCACTCGCTCGAGCCGGACGAGCTGATCACCGCCGTCCACCTGCCCGCGCACGCCGGCCCGCAGCAGTTCGCCAAGGTCGGGACGCGCAACGCGATGGTCATCGCGGTCTGCTCGTTCGCGCTGGCCCTGCGCGACGGGAAGGTGGGCGCCGCGATCGGGTCCGCCGCCCCGACGCCCCGCCACGCCCGCGAAGCCGAAGAGTTCCTGGCCGCCGAACTGCCGTGGGGCTCGGCCGAGGCGCTGCCCGACTCCCTGAAGCGCCGCTTCGGCGAGCTGGTCGCCGAAGCGACGTCGCCGATCGACGACGTCCGCGGCAGCGCCGCGTATCGGAAGCACGCGCTGGGGGTACTGGCGAGGCGTACGTTGACCTGGGCCTGGGACGACCACCGGACGGGGGAGCGCGCATGCGCCTGA
- a CDS encoding anhydro-N-acetylmuramic acid kinase: MGNHGFRVIGLISGTSVDGIDVAAADLRAEDDTVVLTPLGELDVPYPEPLREALLAALPPGPCTAGELTRLDTGVGQAFADAARRGAEELAGGSADLVASLGQTVFHWVEEGHVRGTLQLGQPAWIAERTGLPVVADLRARDVAAGGHGAPLASTLDQLWLRGLAQDTGRPVAALNLGGIANITVVADGAPAIAYDTGPANALLDLAAHRVTGQRSDVDGRLALDGSVRADLLGRLLADPYFAAAPPKSTGKEHFNAAYLDAALAGLDPVGPADLLATLTELTAVTVAERCRRHGVTIVIASGGGIRNPAVMTALARNLPSAVLKTSDDLGLPGAGKEAYLTALLGWLTWCGVPGTVPSATGARGPRLLGALVPGAGPLILPAPLGGTVTRLRVAEKAG; encoded by the coding sequence ATGGGTAACCACGGCTTCCGGGTGATCGGCCTGATTTCGGGCACGTCGGTCGACGGCATCGACGTGGCCGCCGCCGACCTGCGCGCCGAGGACGACACCGTGGTGCTGACGCCGCTCGGCGAGCTCGACGTCCCCTACCCGGAACCGCTGCGCGAAGCCCTCCTCGCGGCCCTCCCGCCCGGCCCCTGCACCGCCGGCGAGCTGACGCGGCTCGACACCGGCGTCGGGCAGGCGTTCGCCGACGCCGCCCGGCGCGGGGCCGAAGAACTCGCCGGCGGCAGCGCGGACCTGGTCGCTTCGCTCGGCCAGACGGTGTTCCACTGGGTCGAGGAAGGCCACGTCCGCGGCACCCTCCAGCTCGGCCAGCCGGCCTGGATCGCCGAGCGCACCGGCCTGCCGGTGGTCGCCGACCTGCGGGCCCGCGACGTCGCCGCGGGCGGCCACGGCGCTCCCCTGGCGAGCACGCTCGACCAGCTGTGGCTGCGCGGCCTCGCCCAGGACACCGGGCGCCCGGTCGCCGCGCTCAACCTCGGCGGCATCGCGAACATCACCGTCGTCGCCGACGGCGCACCGGCGATCGCCTACGACACCGGCCCCGCCAACGCGCTGCTCGACCTCGCCGCCCACCGCGTCACCGGGCAGCGCAGCGACGTCGACGGGCGGCTCGCGCTCGACGGCTCGGTGCGCGCCGACCTGCTCGGCAGGCTGCTCGCCGACCCCTACTTCGCCGCCGCGCCGCCGAAGTCGACCGGCAAGGAGCACTTCAACGCGGCCTACCTCGACGCCGCGCTGGCCGGCCTCGACCCGGTCGGCCCCGCCGACCTGCTCGCGACGCTGACCGAGCTGACCGCCGTGACCGTGGCCGAGCGGTGCCGCCGCCACGGCGTCACGATCGTCATCGCCTCCGGCGGCGGCATCCGCAACCCGGCGGTGATGACGGCGCTGGCGCGGAACCTGCCTTCGGCCGTGCTCAAGACCAGCGACGACCTCGGCCTGCCCGGCGCCGGCAAGGAGGCGTACCTGACCGCGCTGCTGGGGTGGCTCACCTGGTGCGGCGTGCCCGGTACGGTGCCGTCGGCGACCGGTGCCCGCGGGCCGCGCCTGCTCGGCGCGCTCGTGCCGGGTGCCGGGCCACTGATCCTTCCCGCCCCGCTGGGGGGCACCGTGACGCGGTTGCGAGTCGCGGAGAAGGCCGGATGA
- the ftsY gene encoding signal recognition particle-docking protein FtsY, which produces MSSTWFLFVVLAVVVLVALLVTGLLVARKRRISLDAKREVEEKPKGGSYAASGGIALAPGGSAEAPEHPVEDRPETEGQPAVGDDAAVPRDSAQRTVRDVKLPEEPAAPAAPAPAAPVVEEIDPATGRIERLRGRLAKSRSVFGTSLLGLLGAGDLDEDSWQDVEDTLLMADLGAATTTQIVDRLRDELSRRAIRSSAEAREVLHEVLTAQLSTGSERAVRALPHIVDGKKQPAVVLVAGVNGTGKTTTTGKLARVLVAQDKTVVLGAADTFRAAAADQLQTWAERVGAEVVRGKEGADPAAVAFDAVKRGVDTGVDAVLIDTAGRLHTKTGLMDELGKVKRVVEKQAKVDEVLLVLDATTGQNGLMQARVFAEVIDVTGIVLTKLDGTAKGGIVFQVQRELGVPVKLVGLGEGPDDLAPFEPGAFVDALLG; this is translated from the coding sequence GTGTCGAGCACCTGGTTCCTGTTCGTAGTCCTGGCCGTCGTCGTGCTGGTCGCCCTCCTGGTGACCGGCCTGCTGGTCGCGCGCAAGCGCCGGATCAGCCTGGACGCCAAGCGCGAGGTCGAGGAGAAGCCGAAGGGCGGCTCCTACGCGGCCAGCGGGGGCATCGCCCTCGCGCCCGGCGGGTCGGCCGAAGCGCCCGAGCACCCGGTCGAGGACCGGCCGGAGACCGAAGGCCAGCCCGCGGTCGGCGATGACGCCGCCGTGCCGCGTGATTCGGCGCAGCGCACGGTCCGCGACGTCAAGCTCCCCGAAGAGCCCGCCGCGCCCGCCGCGCCGGCTCCGGCCGCTCCGGTGGTCGAGGAGATCGACCCGGCGACGGGCCGCATCGAGCGCCTGCGCGGCCGGCTGGCGAAGTCGCGTTCGGTGTTCGGCACGAGCCTGCTCGGCCTGCTCGGCGCCGGCGACCTCGACGAGGACTCCTGGCAGGACGTCGAAGACACGCTGCTGATGGCCGACCTGGGCGCGGCCACCACGACCCAGATCGTCGACCGCCTGCGCGACGAGCTCTCGCGGCGCGCGATCCGCTCGTCGGCCGAGGCCCGCGAGGTGCTGCACGAGGTGCTGACGGCGCAGCTGTCCACCGGCAGCGAGCGCGCGGTGCGGGCGCTGCCCCACATCGTCGACGGCAAGAAGCAGCCCGCGGTGGTCCTGGTGGCGGGCGTCAACGGCACGGGCAAGACGACGACCACGGGCAAGCTCGCCCGCGTCCTGGTGGCCCAGGACAAGACGGTGGTCCTGGGCGCGGCGGACACCTTCCGCGCGGCGGCGGCCGACCAGCTCCAGACGTGGGCCGAGCGCGTGGGCGCGGAGGTCGTCCGCGGCAAGGAGGGCGCGGACCCGGCGGCGGTGGCGTTCGACGCGGTGAAGCGCGGCGTGGACACGGGCGTCGACGCGGTCCTGATCGACACGGCGGGCCGCCTGCACACGAAGACGGGCCTGATGGACGAGCTGGGCAAGGTCAAGCGCGTCGTGGAGAAGCAGGCGAAGGTCGACGAGGTGCTCCTGGTCCTGGACGCGACGACGGGCCAGAACGGCCTGATGCAGGCCCGGGTGTTCGCTGAGGTCATCGACGTCACGGGCATCGTGCTGACGAAGCTGGACGGGACCGCGAAGGGCGGGATCGTGTTTCAGGTCCAGCGCGAGCTGGGCGTCCCGGTGAAGCTGGTCGGGCTGGGCGAGGGCCCGGACGACCTGGCCCCGTTCGAGCCGGGCGCGTTCGTGGACGCCCTGCTGGGCTAG
- a CDS encoding DUF6986 family protein, whose translation MRLPEDVYAAADARLAEADARVAAAYPGERPGRQPVHTVYVPASQYRTRLVADWGKQAMRVFVEHEDLLGLDASGYERVRAKLLTEPIEDLRIDFEDGYGRVPDDVEDAAALAAGQTLATTGGTPFCGIRFKSFEAATRRRGIRTLDLFLTGLLGNGPLPPGFVVTLPKVTAIEQVSVAAEVLARLESAYELAEGTLRFEVQIETSQSIVDIDGTLAVPRIVQAAEGRCSGLHYGTYDYSAGLGIAAAYQSMEHPAADLAKGLMQVSAAGTGVRLSDGSTNKLPVGDALPAAWAEHLRLVRRSLERGFYQGWDLHPHQLPTRFAATYTFYRSGFAEAVDRLRAYAEKKAGGVLDEPATAQALAVYLLRGLDCGALDESELSFGRPELEKYARREG comes from the coding sequence GTGCGTCTTCCCGAAGACGTCTACGCCGCCGCGGACGCGCGTCTGGCCGAGGCCGACGCGCGCGTCGCGGCGGCGTACCCGGGGGAGCGGCCGGGCCGGCAGCCGGTGCACACGGTGTACGTGCCGGCGTCGCAGTACCGGACGCGCCTGGTCGCCGACTGGGGCAAGCAGGCGATGCGTGTCTTCGTCGAGCACGAGGACCTGCTCGGGCTCGACGCGTCCGGGTATGAACGCGTGCGCGCCAAGCTGCTCACCGAGCCGATCGAGGACCTGCGGATCGACTTCGAGGACGGCTACGGCCGCGTCCCCGACGACGTCGAGGACGCCGCCGCGCTGGCGGCCGGGCAGACCCTGGCCACCACCGGCGGGACGCCGTTCTGCGGCATCCGGTTCAAGAGCTTCGAGGCGGCGACGCGCCGGCGCGGGATCCGCACCCTGGACCTGTTCCTGACCGGGTTGCTCGGCAACGGGCCGCTGCCGCCCGGGTTCGTCGTCACGCTGCCGAAGGTGACGGCGATCGAGCAGGTGTCGGTGGCCGCGGAAGTGCTGGCGCGCCTGGAATCCGCGTACGAGCTCGCCGAGGGGACGCTGCGGTTCGAGGTCCAGATCGAGACGTCGCAGTCCATTGTGGACATCGACGGGACGCTCGCGGTGCCGCGGATCGTGCAGGCGGCCGAAGGCCGGTGTTCGGGCCTGCACTACGGGACGTACGACTACAGCGCCGGCCTCGGCATCGCGGCGGCGTACCAGAGCATGGAGCACCCGGCGGCGGACCTCGCCAAGGGCCTGATGCAGGTCTCGGCGGCGGGCACCGGCGTCCGGCTGTCGGACGGCTCGACGAACAAGCTCCCGGTCGGCGACGCGCTGCCCGCGGCGTGGGCCGAACACCTGCGCCTGGTGCGGCGGTCCCTGGAACGCGGCTTCTACCAGGGCTGGGACCTGCACCCGCACCAGCTCCCGACGCGCTTCGCGGCGACGTACACGTTCTACCGCTCGGGGTTCGCCGAGGCGGTGGACCGGTTGCGCGCGTACGCGGAGAAGAAGGCCGGGGGCGTGCTCGACGAACCGGCGACGGCCCAGGCGCTGGCGGTGTACCTGCTGCGCGGCCTCGACTGCGGCGCGCTCGACGAGAGCGAGCTGTCGTTCGGGCGGCCGGAGCTGGAGAAGTACGCGCGGCGCGAAGGCTGA
- a CDS encoding DUF2786 domain-containing protein has product MGKRKRVAVEEAVSWAGAVPTAEEARDTLLAAAHGTARGTADRLAPGLELPAEVAEGAHLAGQQVIARVCRGGWLPEDLDQAARRRVDEFARSCVLDALAAHVEQFAPATVHPRWREQLEDVGAVRWWPDPHLTHWAAKHILTPAEALTTVIEALGFLLTLPPVTLVLPVPGTATPERPAHHAVDEKKLGRVRALLAKAESSSFPDEAEALSAKAQELMTRYALDRVLVEAGEAAPELPAARRIWLDTPYVDAKSLLVHVVSKADRCRAVFDPRWGFVTVVGDEADLDSVELMTTSLLVQATRAMIADPAGRSRAFRKSFLVSYATRIGERLDQAAEVTIAEAPDRDRLLPVLASHELKVEAAFSTRFPEVVHKSVTVRSHEGWGAGREAADRARLGE; this is encoded by the coding sequence GTGGGTAAACGGAAGCGCGTCGCCGTCGAGGAAGCCGTCTCGTGGGCCGGGGCGGTGCCGACGGCCGAGGAAGCTCGGGACACGCTGCTCGCCGCCGCCCACGGGACCGCGCGGGGTACGGCGGACCGGCTCGCGCCCGGCCTCGAACTGCCTGCCGAGGTGGCCGAGGGCGCGCACCTGGCCGGGCAGCAGGTCATCGCGCGGGTCTGCCGGGGCGGCTGGCTGCCCGAGGACCTGGACCAGGCCGCCCGCCGCCGCGTCGACGAGTTCGCCCGGTCCTGCGTGCTCGACGCGCTGGCCGCCCACGTCGAGCAGTTCGCGCCCGCGACGGTCCACCCGCGCTGGCGGGAGCAGCTCGAAGACGTCGGCGCCGTGCGGTGGTGGCCGGACCCGCACCTGACGCACTGGGCGGCCAAGCACATCCTCACCCCGGCCGAAGCGCTGACGACCGTGATCGAGGCGCTCGGCTTCCTGCTGACCCTGCCGCCCGTCACCCTCGTCCTGCCCGTGCCGGGGACCGCGACCCCGGAGCGGCCCGCGCACCACGCCGTCGACGAGAAGAAGCTCGGGCGGGTGCGCGCGCTGCTGGCGAAGGCCGAGTCGAGCTCGTTCCCGGACGAGGCCGAAGCTCTCTCGGCGAAGGCGCAGGAGCTGATGACCCGGTACGCCCTCGACCGCGTGCTCGTCGAGGCCGGCGAGGCCGCGCCCGAGCTGCCCGCGGCCCGCCGGATCTGGCTCGACACGCCGTACGTCGACGCCAAGTCGCTGCTGGTGCACGTCGTCTCGAAGGCCGACCGGTGCCGGGCGGTCTTCGACCCGCGCTGGGGGTTCGTCACCGTCGTCGGCGACGAGGCGGACCTGGACTCCGTCGAGCTGATGACGACGTCCCTGCTCGTCCAGGCGACGCGGGCGATGATCGCCGACCCGGCCGGGCGGTCGCGGGCGTTCCGGAAGTCGTTCCTCGTCTCCTACGCCACCCGCATCGGCGAGCGGCTCGACCAGGCCGCCGAAGTGACGATCGCGGAGGCGCCGGACCGGGACCGGCTGCTGCCGGTGCTGGCGTCGCACGAGCTGAAGGTCGAGGCGGCCTTCAGCACCCGGTTCCCCGAAGTGGTGCACAAATCGGTGACCGTGCGCAGCCACGAAGGCTGGGGCGCGGGCCGCGAGGCCGCCGACCGCGCCCGGCTCGGCGAGTGA